One window of the Cardiocondyla obscurior isolate alpha-2009 linkage group LG05, Cobs3.1, whole genome shotgun sequence genome contains the following:
- the LOC139102767 gene encoding L-lactate dehydrogenase A chain: MNTDVTDMTEARRKLSEAAGNTVTVLLAKQAEHLVDGHRVKIVVVGSAPKGVAVAIAILFKRLASELVLIDANEDLAKAEAEDISHAAAYLGNPKVVGTKDYACVRDAAVCVITVGSQSREDLQPVDYLEQNLQIFKDVIPNVSKYAPNSVLLILSKPVDILSYVAMKLSGFPPNRVIGLGTFLDSCRFQYLIAQKLGISTSAVQALIIGESGPASVPVWSAVSVMGMPLKDINKEIGTKTDPESWGDLHTKVIDSDNELITKKGYHSWAVGICAGEIVDAIVRNTCACFTVSTFVKGCRHGLEKDIFMSLPCVVGKNGVQSFIRLLYTSKEQELVTVSCRKIYEAQKLILDKIE; encoded by the exons GTAACGGATATGACCGAAGCGAGAAGGAAATTATCTGAAGCCGCTGGCAATACGGTAACTGTTTTACTGGCCAAACAGGCCGAACATCTTGTGGACGGTCATCGTGTCAAAATTGTCGTCGTTGGTAGCGCACCAAAGGGTGTCGCGGTCGCTATTGCGATTCTATTCAAA CGTCTCGCTTCCGAGCTCGTCCTCATAGACGCGAACGAGGATCTCGCGAAGGCAGAGGCTGAAGACATCAGCCATGCGGCCGCGTATCTCGGCAATCCCAAGGTTGTCGGTACTAAAG ACTATGCTTGTGTCAGAGACGCAGCGGTATGCGTGATCACAGTTGGAAGCCAGTCTCGTGAAGATTTGCAGCCGGTTGATTATCTAGAGCAAAATCTGCAAATTTTTAAGGACGTCATTCCAAACGTCTCCAAGTACGCGCCGAACAGCGTTCTTCTCATTCTATCAAAACCag TTGATATTCTGTCGTACGTTGCTATGAAGCTATCTGGGTTTCCGCCGAACCGTGTTATAGGACTAGGAACGTTTCTCGACAGCTGTAGATTTCAGTACTTGATCGCTCAGAAACTCGGAATTTCAACTAGCGCGGTTCAAGCGTTAATTATCGGCGAGAGCGGGCCGGCCTCCG TCCCAGTTTGGTCTGCTGTTTCGGTAATGGGTATGCCTttgaaagatataaataaggAGATTGGCACGAAAACGGATCCAGAATCGTGGGGTGATTTGCACACAAAAGTCATTGATAGCGATAACGAATTGATTACCAAGAAGGGCTATCACAGCTGGGCGGTCGGAATCTGTGCAGGCGAAATTGTCGATGCTATCGTACGCAACACTTGCGCCTGTTTTACTGTCTCTACGTTCGTAAAG ggTTGTCGGCATGGATTGGAAAAGGACATTTTTATGTCGTTACCGTGTGTGGTGGGAAAAAACGGCGTACAGtcttttattcgtttattatatacatCTAAAGAACAAGAATTGGTGACGGTATCTTGTCGAAAAATTTACGAGGCACAAAAATTGATCCTAGAcaaaatcgaataa